One genomic window of Myxocyprinus asiaticus isolate MX2 ecotype Aquarium Trade chromosome 5, UBuf_Myxa_2, whole genome shotgun sequence includes the following:
- the LOC127441525 gene encoding solute carrier family 2, facilitated glucose transporter member 2-like isoform X3 produces the protein MDKAPNYLAEVNRHTDSGSVHSCTRLSADRIQSGHNQCPTEDLKRLKGDYDTSNDIAEMQAKKEEAMKEAKVSIVRQLFVALMMHLFQQFSGINAIFYYSTSIFQTAGVGQPVYATIGVGVINIVFTRVGKQALIYRQTLAAEEQALVSWKQ, from the exons ATGGACAAG GCTCCTAACTATCTTGCAGAAGTTAACAGGCACACTGACTCTGGCAGTGTTCACAGCTGTACTAGGCTCTCTGCAGATAGGATACAGTCTGGGCATAATCAATGCCCCACAGAAG ATTTGAAAAGACTAAAAGGGGATTATGACACCTCAAATGACATAGCAGAGATGCAGGCAAAGAAGGAGGAGGCCATGAAAGAGGCGAAAGTGTCCATCGTAAGGCAGCTCTTTGTGGCCCTTATGATGCATTTATTCCAGCAGTTCTCTGGAATTAACGCA ATTTTTTATTATTCGACTTCGATCTTCCAGACAGCGGGGGTCGGTCAGCCTGTGTATGCCACTATTGGAGTTGGAGTTATAAACATCGTTTTCACTCGTGTCGGTAAACAGGCACTAATTTATAGGCAAACACTGGCTGCTGAGGAACAGGCTCTCGTCTCTTGGAAACAGTAG
- the LOC127441525 gene encoding uncharacterized protein LOC127441525 isoform X2 has translation MDKPVPASSFPILTLLHWCRNPGRRRDALKEQPWPFTGGMESPLLAAWTWRNGRRPRGEEGLAAGCLEWWSRCQGRRGSLPTKTRRGVPSARGQWTWSVCPGRSGCRPSEDGGVVKDQATACLEVNRHTDSGSVHSCTRLSADRIQSGHNQCPTEGNCERHYTRSLCVYNEDLTCRDGGNSTEQENPTDPSVVIYWSLSVAVFSIGGMVSSFLAGFVSDFSGSWRNCLLLQVHKIIQLRSIFHVHVSG, from the exons ATGGACAAG ccggttcctgcctcctcctttcccattttaaccttgttacattggtgccgaaacccgggaaggaggagggatgcgctgaaggagcagccgtggccgttCACCGGGGGAATGGAGTCGCCGCTTCTGGCTGCCTGGAcatggaggaacggccgccgtccgcgaggggaggaggggctcgctgccggctgcctggagtggtggagccgctgccaggggcggaggggctccctCCCTACcaaaacgcggaggggcgttccatccgccaggggtcagtGGACTTGGTCGGTctgcccagggaggagcggctgtcgtccgtcAGAGGATGGAGGAGTGGTCAAGGACCAGGCTACAGCGTGTCTGG AAGTTAACAGGCACACTGACTCTGGCAGTGTTCACAGCTGTACTAGGCTCTCTGCAGATAGGATACAGTCTGGGCATAATCAATGCCCCACAGAAG gtaATTGTGAGAGGCACTACACTAGGTCTCTGTGTGTATATAATGAAGATCTGACCTGTAGAGATGGAGGCAACTCTACAGAACAGGAAAATCCAACTGATCCATCTGTGGTCATATATTGGTCACTGTCTGTGGCTGTCTTCTCCATTGGAGGCATGGTGTCCTCTTTTCTAGCGGGATTTGTCAGTGACTTCAGTGGAAGTTGGAGAAACTGTTTACTTTTACAAGTTCATAAAATAATTCAACtcagatcaatatttcatgtccatgtatCTGGATAA
- the LOC127441525 gene encoding uncharacterized protein LOC127441525 isoform X1 encodes MDKPVPASSFPILTLLHWCRNPGRRRDALKEQPWPFTGGMESPLLAAWTWRNGRRPRGEEGLAAGCLEWWSRCQGRRGSLPTKTRRGVPSARGQWTWSVCPGRSGCRPSEDGGVVKDQATACLEVNRHTDSGSVHSCTRLSADRIQSGHNQCPTEDLKRLKGDYDTSNDIAEMQAKKEEAMKEAKVSIVRQLFVALMMHLFQQFSGINAIFYYSTSIFQTAGVGQPVYATIGVGVINIVFTRVGKQALIYRQTLAAEEQALVSWKQ; translated from the exons ATGGACAAG ccggttcctgcctcctcctttcccattttaaccttgttacattggtgccgaaacccgggaaggaggagggatgcgctgaaggagcagccgtggccgttCACCGGGGGAATGGAGTCGCCGCTTCTGGCTGCCTGGAcatggaggaacggccgccgtccgcgaggggaggaggggctcgctgccggctgcctggagtggtggagccgctgccaggggcggaggggctccctCCCTACcaaaacgcggaggggcgttccatccgccaggggtcagtGGACTTGGTCGGTctgcccagggaggagcggctgtcgtccgtcAGAGGATGGAGGAGTGGTCAAGGACCAGGCTACAGCGTGTCTGG AAGTTAACAGGCACACTGACTCTGGCAGTGTTCACAGCTGTACTAGGCTCTCTGCAGATAGGATACAGTCTGGGCATAATCAATGCCCCACAGAAG ATTTGAAAAGACTAAAAGGGGATTATGACACCTCAAATGACATAGCAGAGATGCAGGCAAAGAAGGAGGAGGCCATGAAAGAGGCGAAAGTGTCCATCGTAAGGCAGCTCTTTGTGGCCCTTATGATGCATTTATTCCAGCAGTTCTCTGGAATTAACGCA ATTTTTTATTATTCGACTTCGATCTTCCAGACAGCGGGGGTCGGTCAGCCTGTGTATGCCACTATTGGAGTTGGAGTTATAAACATCGTTTTCACTCGTGTCGGTAAACAGGCACTAATTTATAGGCAAACACTGGCTGCTGAGGAACAGGCTCTCGTCTCTTGGAAACAGTAG